Proteins encoded together in one Priestia aryabhattai window:
- a CDS encoding alpha/beta fold hydrolase, whose protein sequence is MRLLILLISIILFISLCFYIFAPQTKRGAQSKNVPVLFIHGYLGSQKSLGKMIKRFEQNGWGTKVAYCVVQKDGAIQWKHIMKAKEGKLPLIHIVFKKPDASIAQQQKWIEAIMQDVRDTYKTSSVDLVGHSMGGVTAAAVSLSNPQYIQKLVTLGSPIQGLDYQELMEMYPHARNHIESMGARDLAFHSIALNKLYESRQDFSKEIDVFSGAGDVGDKTDGVVTVESAYGLQEFTEHIHLQTFHEAHSDLHESPEVDKAVYQFLKRD, encoded by the coding sequence TTGCGGCTATTGATTTTATTGATTAGTATTATATTATTTATTTCGCTTTGTTTTTATATCTTTGCCCCACAAACAAAACGAGGTGCCCAATCGAAAAATGTGCCGGTTTTATTTATTCATGGCTATTTAGGTAGTCAAAAAAGTTTAGGGAAAATGATTAAACGATTTGAACAAAACGGATGGGGAACTAAAGTAGCTTACTGTGTCGTTCAAAAAGATGGAGCTATTCAGTGGAAGCATATTATGAAAGCAAAAGAGGGAAAACTTCCGCTTATTCATATCGTCTTTAAAAAGCCAGATGCCAGTATTGCACAGCAGCAAAAATGGATTGAAGCTATTATGCAAGATGTACGTGATACATATAAAACATCTTCTGTTGATTTAGTTGGACATAGTATGGGAGGAGTAACAGCAGCTGCTGTTAGTTTGTCTAACCCTCAATATATTCAAAAATTAGTTACGTTAGGATCACCAATTCAAGGATTAGATTATCAGGAATTAATGGAGATGTACCCTCATGCACGCAATCATATTGAATCTATGGGTGCCCGTGATTTAGCTTTTCACTCTATAGCGTTGAACAAGCTATACGAAAGTCGTCAAGATTTCTCAAAAGAAATCGACGTTTTTTCAGGAGCAGGAGATGTGGGAGATAAGACAGATGGTGTGGTAACAGTAGAAAGTGCATATGGACTGCAAGAGTTTACCGAACATATTCATCTCCAAACGTTTCATGAAGCACATTCGGATTTACATGAAAGCCCAGAGGTTGATAAAGCTGTCTATCAATTTTTAAAACGGGATTAA
- a CDS encoding sugar phosphate isomerase/epimerase family protein: protein MGEIPVGVQLYTLREETKKDFKGTLQKVAALGYQGVEFAGYEGHTAQEVRAWLTDLQLKPASSHVPLEQLESNLEQVIHFEQQVGNSHIVCPYLMPERQTEKGYFELIDSLNYIYTYCKKEGMSFSYHHHDFELKKLSTGKSALQTILEQTEVDVELDIYWLTKAGEDPVEWMKHYRNRAPFIHLKDMTTDGEQFFAPLGTGGVDVKAVMQEGHRAGVKWWIVEQDHCKENTLSSIEKSLAYIK, encoded by the coding sequence ATGGGAGAAATACCTGTAGGAGTTCAGCTTTATACGCTGCGTGAAGAAACGAAAAAAGACTTCAAAGGAACTCTTCAAAAAGTAGCTGCATTAGGATATCAAGGGGTAGAGTTTGCAGGGTATGAAGGACATACAGCGCAAGAAGTAAGAGCATGGTTAACGGATTTACAGCTGAAGCCAGCTTCTAGTCATGTGCCGCTTGAACAATTAGAATCTAATTTAGAGCAAGTGATTCACTTTGAACAGCAAGTTGGAAATTCACATATTGTTTGTCCTTATTTAATGCCTGAACGACAAACTGAAAAAGGATATTTCGAACTTATTGATTCTTTAAATTACATTTATACGTATTGTAAAAAAGAAGGCATGTCGTTTAGCTATCATCATCATGATTTTGAGCTGAAGAAATTGTCAACTGGAAAGTCAGCTCTCCAAACAATCTTAGAACAAACTGAGGTAGACGTAGAGCTGGACATTTATTGGCTGACTAAAGCAGGCGAAGATCCAGTGGAGTGGATGAAGCATTATCGAAATCGTGCGCCTTTTATCCATTTAAAAGATATGACAACAGACGGCGAGCAATTTTTTGCTCCTCTTGGTACCGGAGGAGTAGATGTAAAGGCGGTAATGCAAGAAGGACATAGAGCAGGTGTAAAATGGTGGATTGTTGAACAAGATCACTGCAAAGAAAATACTCTTAGCAGCATTGAAAAAAGCTTAGCATATATAAAATAA
- a CDS encoding carbohydrate ABC transporter permease, with translation MRKIGLYSLLGLFTIISIFPFYWMFIGATNESGKMFTNPPTLKPGDQFMTNLQNLNASIDLGRVFFNSVFVSGVYVIVALMVCSTAAYALAKFEFKGRNAIFTTLLLSMMIPYQATLIPLFQLMSNFNLLDTYFALIVPQLCFPFAIFLLRQNFLAFPTELIEAARLDGAGEMRIFLTIVLPSMKPAMAAAAIFLFMTQWNNFMWPLVATTSNEMATLPVALSSLIGLSIIDYGQVMMGVTIATIPIIVFFLALQRHFISGMLGSAVK, from the coding sequence ATGCGTAAAATAGGATTATACAGCTTGCTTGGGCTGTTCACCATTATCTCTATTTTCCCTTTTTACTGGATGTTTATCGGCGCTACGAATGAATCAGGGAAAATGTTTACAAACCCTCCAACGCTGAAGCCTGGCGATCAATTTATGACAAATCTACAAAATTTAAATGCCTCAATTGATTTAGGGCGCGTCTTCTTTAACTCAGTATTTGTTTCAGGAGTGTATGTGATTGTAGCTTTAATGGTCTGTTCTACAGCTGCGTATGCGCTAGCTAAATTTGAATTTAAAGGACGAAACGCAATTTTTACTACGCTTTTATTGTCCATGATGATTCCATATCAAGCAACGCTCATTCCGCTTTTTCAGCTGATGTCGAATTTTAATTTGCTTGATACGTATTTTGCTCTTATTGTTCCGCAGCTGTGCTTTCCGTTCGCTATCTTTTTATTACGTCAGAACTTTTTAGCTTTTCCAACGGAACTTATTGAAGCAGCTCGTTTGGACGGAGCTGGAGAGATGAGAATCTTTTTAACCATTGTGCTTCCTTCTATGAAGCCTGCTATGGCTGCAGCAGCTATTTTCTTATTTATGACACAGTGGAATAACTTTATGTGGCCTTTAGTTGCGACTACATCAAACGAAATGGCTACATTGCCGGTTGCTCTTTCAAGCTTAATTGGATTATCGATTATTGATTACGGTCAAGTAATGATGGGGGTAACGATTGCGACCATTCCAATCATTGTCTTCTTCCTAGCACTTCAGCGTCATTTTATTTCAGGAATGCTTGGAAGTGCAGTAAAATAA
- a CDS encoding ABC transporter substrate-binding protein yields MKRWFSLISFALILTLVLAGCGGKSANETSGSGGKEVVAWAWNINVPVLKKAAAEYQKENPGFKLKVVDMGREDVYSKLTTGLQAGGKGLPDIVLVEDDRFQGYLDAFPKAFLNLSKKGFDKQEDKFPEFKRALLSKNGDMYGFPFDAGPTGVFYRTDYFEKAGVDPNSIKTWDDYIAAGKKIKEKVGVDLLGLDFNNDDGLFRMALTQQGTFYFNNKGKLNLTSKEAKKAMELNKKLKEAGIVKNTVGWDASISALAEGKVASSPSGAWLFGSITQQAPDLKGKWGVFLLPSFEEGGNRASNLGGSNYVISANSQKADEAYKFMEYFSTTDKVQEEAMKGGLFPSLNTVYSSKLFTAQDEYFNNQTIWKTFADEMKDIKPVNFTGNYSVANSEAVKAVSEVTNGKGVTESLEAAQKRLENRIKK; encoded by the coding sequence TTGAAACGTTGGTTTAGTTTAATCAGTTTTGCACTCATTTTAACCCTAGTACTTGCAGGATGCGGAGGAAAGTCTGCTAATGAAACAAGTGGTAGCGGTGGAAAAGAAGTTGTTGCGTGGGCTTGGAATATTAACGTACCGGTATTAAAGAAAGCAGCAGCAGAATATCAAAAAGAGAATCCAGGTTTTAAATTAAAAGTAGTGGATATGGGACGTGAAGACGTTTATTCAAAACTAACAACAGGATTGCAAGCTGGCGGAAAAGGCCTTCCTGATATTGTATTAGTAGAAGACGATCGTTTCCAAGGATATTTGGATGCATTTCCAAAAGCATTTTTAAACCTATCAAAAAAAGGATTTGATAAGCAAGAAGATAAATTTCCTGAGTTTAAGAGAGCCCTTTTATCAAAGAATGGGGATATGTACGGCTTCCCGTTTGATGCAGGTCCAACAGGCGTTTTCTACCGCACAGATTACTTTGAAAAAGCAGGCGTAGATCCAAACAGTATCAAAACATGGGATGATTACATTGCGGCTGGTAAGAAAATTAAAGAAAAAGTTGGCGTTGATTTACTAGGTTTAGATTTTAACAATGACGATGGCTTATTCCGAATGGCGCTGACACAGCAAGGTACGTTCTATTTTAATAACAAAGGAAAGTTAAATTTAACTTCTAAAGAAGCGAAAAAAGCAATGGAGTTAAATAAGAAGTTAAAAGAAGCAGGCATTGTTAAAAATACAGTGGGCTGGGATGCTTCAATCAGTGCTTTAGCAGAAGGAAAAGTAGCAAGTTCACCATCCGGTGCTTGGCTATTCGGTTCTATTACACAGCAGGCTCCGGATTTAAAAGGAAAATGGGGCGTATTTTTATTACCTTCGTTTGAAGAAGGAGGCAACCGTGCTTCTAACTTAGGCGGAAGCAACTATGTGATTTCAGCAAATAGTCAAAAAGCAGATGAAGCGTACAAATTTATGGAGTATTTCTCAACAACGGATAAAGTTCAAGAAGAAGCGATGAAGGGCGGATTATTCCCATCATTAAATACCGTATATTCTTCAAAATTATTCACTGCACAGGATGAGTACTTTAATAATCAGACGATTTGGAAAACATTCGCAGATGAAATGAAAGATATTAAACCGGTTAACTTTACAGGCAATTACTCAGTTGCAAACAGTGAAGCAGTCAAAGCTGTTTCAGAAGTAACAAATGGTAAGGGCGTTACAGAATCGCTTGAAGCAGCTCAAAAACGCTTAGAAAACCGAATTAAAAAATAA
- a CDS encoding DnaJ family domain-containing protein, which translates to MDIAYIIAEERIRQAIKDGDFDKLPGEGKPLKLEDLSHIPEELRQAYRMLKNANMITDEQELKRDMATIEELISICTDANEEQRLTEMLTEKRLRFEQLVDKKKMTSSAAYRTYQNKIHSKFFY; encoded by the coding sequence TTGGATATTGCGTATATAATTGCTGAAGAAAGAATTAGACAAGCAATAAAAGACGGTGACTTTGATAAGCTACCTGGGGAAGGAAAACCATTAAAGTTAGAAGATTTATCACATATACCTGAAGAACTGCGCCAAGCGTATAGGATGTTAAAAAATGCAAACATGATAACTGATGAACAAGAGCTAAAACGAGATATGGCTACAATAGAAGAATTAATTTCTATATGCACGGATGCTAATGAAGAACAAAGGCTAACAGAGATGCTTACGGAAAAGCGTTTGCGCTTTGAGCAGCTCGTTGACAAGAAAAAGATGACAAGTTCTGCAGCTTACAGGACGTATCAGAATAAAATTCACTCCAAATTTTTTTATTAA
- a CDS encoding response regulator yields the protein MLLSQVELKESGFHVRYFNNGEDALNSIHQQKPEVVVLDIMLGENKLDGWDVLRHLKENTETEKIPILISSALGERSKGLELGVCEFLNKPYQSSKLSKTILQLLLKKTRA from the coding sequence ATATTACTTAGTCAGGTAGAATTAAAAGAAAGCGGTTTTCACGTTCGGTATTTTAACAACGGAGAAGACGCATTAAACTCTATTCATCAGCAAAAGCCGGAAGTGGTTGTTCTAGATATCATGCTAGGAGAAAATAAGTTAGACGGCTGGGATGTTTTAAGACATCTTAAAGAAAATACAGAGACAGAAAAAATTCCTATCTTAATCTCATCTGCTTTAGGCGAAAGAAGCAAAGGATTAGAGCTTGGAGTGTGTGAGTTTCTTAACAAACCCTATCAGTCTAGTAAATTATCCAAAACGATTCTCCAGCTGCTTTTGAAAAAAACAAGAGCATGA
- a CDS encoding N-acetyltransferase, giving the protein MFTQLTEKKQNAEELKETLDDLEFQLFRMQDNLKEIAKKYEVIGVDQPEDNQLVIVSAQNDGNACKIMLNECTKAYRGAWDFAIDGVYEDNHTIFIGDIKGPANKGYGSVCMNYLKEVAVDQNVHVIKGDIAERDWDHLERLIHFYEKHNFEVNIDYTNKCGEIEWTPAYQ; this is encoded by the coding sequence ATGTTTACTCAGCTTACAGAAAAAAAACAGAATGCAGAAGAATTAAAAGAAACACTTGATGATTTAGAGTTTCAGCTGTTTCGCATGCAGGATAATTTAAAAGAAATTGCTAAAAAGTATGAAGTTATTGGTGTCGATCAGCCTGAAGATAATCAGTTAGTTATTGTATCGGCACAAAATGACGGCAACGCATGTAAAATTATGCTAAATGAATGTACAAAAGCCTATAGAGGCGCTTGGGATTTTGCCATCGATGGCGTATATGAAGATAATCACACTATTTTTATTGGTGACATTAAAGGTCCTGCTAATAAGGGATATGGCTCTGTATGTATGAATTATTTAAAAGAAGTAGCGGTTGATCAAAATGTTCATGTCATTAAAGGGGATATCGCTGAGCGCGACTGGGATCATCTCGAAAGATTGATTCATTTTTATGAAAAACATAACTTTGAGGTAAATATTGATTATACGAATAAGTGCGGAGAGATTGAATGGACTCCAGCTTATCAATAA
- a CDS encoding carbohydrate ABC transporter permease translates to MKTNKSLPYLFIAPALLLFTLFTIYPIFSSFFLSFQSMEGGKYEFTGLSNYTRLFGDDIFWKALGNTGVILIVQVPVMILLALVLANALNSQLLKLKGFFRVSFFLPAVTSLVAYSILFSIILQDEGIMNTILGFFGIDAIQWLGDPFWAKVSIIVAMTWRWTGYNMVIFLAALQSLSREVYEAADLDGANRIQKFFHVTVPQLKPVILFATILSTIGTLQLFDEPFNLTKGGPADSTMTLGLYIYQNGFEYFDFGYASAIAYVVVLLVGILTFFQFKFTGDKS, encoded by the coding sequence ATGAAGACAAATAAATCGTTGCCTTACTTATTTATTGCTCCAGCACTTTTGCTGTTCACGCTGTTTACGATCTACCCTATTTTTTCATCGTTTTTTCTAAGCTTTCAGAGTATGGAAGGCGGGAAGTATGAATTTACCGGATTATCAAACTACACACGACTGTTCGGAGATGATATTTTCTGGAAAGCGCTTGGAAATACGGGTGTTATTTTAATCGTTCAAGTGCCCGTTATGATTTTGTTAGCACTTGTACTAGCTAATGCGTTAAACAGTCAGCTTTTAAAACTGAAAGGTTTTTTCCGAGTTTCATTTTTCTTGCCGGCAGTAACGTCACTAGTTGCCTATTCTATTTTGTTTTCAATCATTCTTCAAGATGAAGGAATTATGAATACTATTTTAGGGTTTTTCGGTATCGATGCAATTCAGTGGCTGGGGGATCCATTTTGGGCTAAAGTCTCAATCATTGTTGCGATGACTTGGAGATGGACAGGTTATAACATGGTTATTTTTCTAGCAGCTCTTCAAAGTTTATCTCGTGAAGTTTACGAAGCAGCTGATTTAGACGGGGCAAATCGTATTCAAAAGTTTTTCCACGTAACAGTTCCACAATTAAAACCCGTTATCTTGTTTGCTACTATTCTATCAACAATTGGTACACTTCAATTGTTTGACGAACCTTTTAACTTAACAAAAGGCGGCCCTGCTGATTCCACGATGACGCTAGGCTTATATATTTATCAAAATGGCTTTGAGTACTTTGATTTTGGATATGCTTCAGCCATTGCGTACGTTGTTGTATTATTAGTTGGTATTTTAACGTTCTTCCAATTTAAATTTACGGGTGATAAATCATGA